A genomic window from Aethina tumida isolate Nest 87 chromosome 4, icAetTumi1.1, whole genome shotgun sequence includes:
- the LOC109605734 gene encoding ATP-dependent RNA helicase bel isoform X1: MSNAPNQNGSGLEQQFAGLDLQTSRSSSGRYVPPHLRNKQHVSSGGGGGGGSQQSEPSSGGYPDNRDRDRERDRDRGESRGGNARGGSYGRGGGGGRDNRAGDYSSFNTRNRGGGGGGGQGRDGYQNGDAYEREEWGGRGSGRDHRDGGGSGRYQDRDRDLHRNDRWQEPEKPRDNGRWQEGGGGGGGGRWNDERGGGGRRNDADWTIPLPRDERLEAELFGTGNTGINFSKYEDIPVEATGDKVPRHISSFEEVQLTEIIRSNIALARYDTPTPVQKYAIPIIVSHRDVMACAQTGSGKTAAFLVPILNQMYERGPPNIPAHGRSRRKQYPLGLVLAPTRELATQIYDESKKFAYRSRVRPCVVYGGAHIAEQMRDLDRGCHLLVATPGRLLDMIDRGRIGLDYCRYLVLDEADRMLDMGFEVQIRRIVEKETMPRTGERQTLMFSATFPSPIQMLARDFLDNYIFLAVGRVGSTSENITQKVVWVEEHDKRSFLLDLLNVAELNQPSAESLTLVFVETKKGADSLEEFLHNEGYPVTSIHGDRTQREREDALRQFRSGSTPILVATAVAARGLDIPHVKHVINFDLPSDIEEYVHRIGRTGRMGNLGLATSFFNDRNRNLASGMLDLLVEAKQEYPSWLEGVAADGRMPSAGRRGGKGRYGSGGGNFGSRDYRQQSGGMQRNQRSSAGGGGGYGNSYGNGGYKRSAPSYKGHYGGMDRGGSYGNNYGNSNTSRDDWWEN; encoded by the exons ATGAGTAATGCACCCAACCAAAATGGATCAGGTCTAGAGCAGCAG TTTGCTGGTCTGGACTTGCAGACGAGTCGCTCCTCTAGCGGCCGTTACGTGCCCCCGCACCTGCGCAACAAGCAGCACGTGAGCAGCGGCggaggcggcggcggcggtagCCAACAGTCGGAGCCGTCGTCGGGAGGTTATCCCGATAACAGGGATCGCGATCGTGAAAG AGACAGAGACCGAGGTGAATCAAGGGGGGGAAACGCCCGTGGCGGATCCTACGGACGCGGCGGAGGCGGCGGCCGCGACAACCGGGCCGGCGACTACAGCAGCTTTAACACAAGGAACcgcggcggcggcggtggcGGCGGACAGGGCCGCGACGGCTATCAGAATGGCGACGCCTATGAGAGGGAGGAGTGGGGCGGCCGCGGCAGCGGCAGAGATCATCGCGACGGCGGTGGCTCCGGCAGATATCAG gATAGGGACCGTGACCTGCACCGTAATGACCGCTGGCAGGAACCTGAGAAGCCGCGCGACAACGGCCGCTGGCAGGAAggaggcggcggcggcggcggcggtcgCTGGAACGACGAACGCGGAGGCGGCGGACGCAGGAACGACGCCGACTGGACCATACCGTTGCCGCGTGACGAACGCCTGGAGGCCGAACTGTTCGGCACCGGTAACACGGGCATCAATTTCAGCAAGTACGAGGACATACCGGTCGAGGCCACCGGTGACAAAGTCCCCCGCCACATTTCATCT TTTGAGGAAGTACAGTTGACAGAGATAATTCGGTCGAACATCGCGTTGGCCCGTTACGACACGCCGACGCCGGTCCAGAAGTACGCCATCCCGATAATCGTGTCGCATCGCGACGTGATGGCGTGCGCGCAGACCGGCAGCGGCAAAACGGCCGCCTTCCTGGTGCCGATCTTGAATCAGATGTACGAACGCGGACCGCCGAACATACCGGCGCACGGCCGCAGCCGTCGCAAACAGTACCCACTCGGTCTGGTGCTGGCACCGACCAGAGAACTGGCCACCCAGATCTACGACGAGAGCAAGAAGTTCGCCTACAGATCGCGCGTCAGACCTTGCGTCGT ATATGGGGGTGCCCACATTGCAGAACAGATGCGCGACTTGGACCGCGGTTGCCACTTACTGGTGGCAACTCCCGGTCGTCTGCTTGACATGATCGATCGCGGTCGCATCGGACTGGACTATTGTCGGTATCTCGTGCTGGACGAGGCCGACAGAATGTTGGACATGGGTTTCGAGGTCCAGATCAGACGCATCGTCGAAAAGGAGACGATGCCACGCACTGGCGAAAGACAAACGCTCATGTTTTCGGCCACGTTCCCCTCACCAATTCAGATGCTCGCCAGAGACTTTTTGGACAACTACATCTTCTTGGCTGTCGGTAGGGTCGGGTCCACCTCCGAGAACATTACGCAAAAG GTTGTTTGGGTGGAAGAACACGACAAGCGTTCCTTCCTTCTCGACCTGTTGAACGTGGCTGAACTGAATCAGCCGTCGGCCGAAAGCTTGACCCTGGTGTTCGTCGAGACGAAAAAAGGGGCCGACTCCCTGGAGGAGTTCCTGCACAACGAGGGCTATCCCGTGACATCGATCCACGGCGATCGTACTCAAAGGGAGCGCGAGGACGCGCTGCGTCAGTTCCGTTCGGGAAGCACTCCGATCTTGGTGGCCACCGCCGTGGCCGCTCGTGGTCTCGACATTCCCCACGTCAAGCACGTCATCAACTTCGACTTGCCCAGCGACATTGAGGAGTACGTCCATCGTATCGGTCGTACAG GTCGTATGGGTAACTTGGGCCTTGCCACGTCGTTCTTCAACGATCGCAATCGTAACTTGGCCTCGGGCATGCTGGATCTGCTCGTGGAGGCCAAACAGGAGTATCCCAGCTGGCTGGAAGGCGTGGCGGCCGATGGAAGAATGCCCAGTGCCGGACGTCGTGGCGGTAAAGGACGTTACGGCAGTGGCGGCGGCAACTTTGGCAGTCGCGATTACCGTCAGCAGTCTGGCGGTATGCAGCGCAATCAGCGGTCGTCGGCTGGTGGTGGCGGCGGTTACGGCAACAGCTACGGAAATGGAG GTTATAAAAGAAGTGCCCCCTCATATAAAG GACACTACGGAGGCATGGACCGCGGCGGAAGTTACGGCAACAATTACGGTAACTCGAACACCAGCCGCGACGACTGGTGGGAGAATTAA
- the LOC109605734 gene encoding ATP-dependent RNA helicase bel isoform X2, with protein MSNAPNQNGSGLEQQFAGLDLQTSRSSSGRYVPPHLRNKQHVSSGGGGGGGSQQSEPSSGGYPDNRDRDRERDRDRGESRGGNARGGSYGRGGGGGRDNRAGDYSSFNTRNRGGGGGGGQGRDGYQNGDAYEREEWGGRGSGRDHRDGGGSGRYQDRDRDLHRNDRWQEPEKPRDNGRWQEGGGGGGGGRWNDERGGGGRRNDADWTIPLPRDERLEAELFGTGNTGINFSKYEDIPVEATGDKVPRHISSFEEVQLTEIIRSNIALARYDTPTPVQKYAIPIIVSHRDVMACAQTGSGKTAAFLVPILNQMYERGPPNIPAHGRSRRKQYPLGLVLAPTRELATQIYDESKKFAYRSRVRPCVVYGGAHIAEQMRDLDRGCHLLVATPGRLLDMIDRGRIGLDYCRYLVLDEADRMLDMGFEVQIRRIVEKETMPRTGERQTLMFSATFPSPIQMLARDFLDNYIFLAVGRVGSTSENITQKVVWVEEHDKRSFLLDLLNVAELNQPSAESLTLVFVETKKGADSLEEFLHNEGYPVTSIHGDRTQREREDALRQFRSGSTPILVATAVAARGLDIPHVKHVINFDLPSDIEEYVHRIGRTGRMGNLGLATSFFNDRNRNLASGMLDLLVEAKQEYPSWLEGVAADGRMPSAGRRGGKGRYGSGGGNFGSRDYRQQSGGMQRNQRSSAGGGGGYGNSYGNGGHYGGMDRGGSYGNNYGNSNTSRDDWWEN; from the exons ATGAGTAATGCACCCAACCAAAATGGATCAGGTCTAGAGCAGCAG TTTGCTGGTCTGGACTTGCAGACGAGTCGCTCCTCTAGCGGCCGTTACGTGCCCCCGCACCTGCGCAACAAGCAGCACGTGAGCAGCGGCggaggcggcggcggcggtagCCAACAGTCGGAGCCGTCGTCGGGAGGTTATCCCGATAACAGGGATCGCGATCGTGAAAG AGACAGAGACCGAGGTGAATCAAGGGGGGGAAACGCCCGTGGCGGATCCTACGGACGCGGCGGAGGCGGCGGCCGCGACAACCGGGCCGGCGACTACAGCAGCTTTAACACAAGGAACcgcggcggcggcggtggcGGCGGACAGGGCCGCGACGGCTATCAGAATGGCGACGCCTATGAGAGGGAGGAGTGGGGCGGCCGCGGCAGCGGCAGAGATCATCGCGACGGCGGTGGCTCCGGCAGATATCAG gATAGGGACCGTGACCTGCACCGTAATGACCGCTGGCAGGAACCTGAGAAGCCGCGCGACAACGGCCGCTGGCAGGAAggaggcggcggcggcggcggcggtcgCTGGAACGACGAACGCGGAGGCGGCGGACGCAGGAACGACGCCGACTGGACCATACCGTTGCCGCGTGACGAACGCCTGGAGGCCGAACTGTTCGGCACCGGTAACACGGGCATCAATTTCAGCAAGTACGAGGACATACCGGTCGAGGCCACCGGTGACAAAGTCCCCCGCCACATTTCATCT TTTGAGGAAGTACAGTTGACAGAGATAATTCGGTCGAACATCGCGTTGGCCCGTTACGACACGCCGACGCCGGTCCAGAAGTACGCCATCCCGATAATCGTGTCGCATCGCGACGTGATGGCGTGCGCGCAGACCGGCAGCGGCAAAACGGCCGCCTTCCTGGTGCCGATCTTGAATCAGATGTACGAACGCGGACCGCCGAACATACCGGCGCACGGCCGCAGCCGTCGCAAACAGTACCCACTCGGTCTGGTGCTGGCACCGACCAGAGAACTGGCCACCCAGATCTACGACGAGAGCAAGAAGTTCGCCTACAGATCGCGCGTCAGACCTTGCGTCGT ATATGGGGGTGCCCACATTGCAGAACAGATGCGCGACTTGGACCGCGGTTGCCACTTACTGGTGGCAACTCCCGGTCGTCTGCTTGACATGATCGATCGCGGTCGCATCGGACTGGACTATTGTCGGTATCTCGTGCTGGACGAGGCCGACAGAATGTTGGACATGGGTTTCGAGGTCCAGATCAGACGCATCGTCGAAAAGGAGACGATGCCACGCACTGGCGAAAGACAAACGCTCATGTTTTCGGCCACGTTCCCCTCACCAATTCAGATGCTCGCCAGAGACTTTTTGGACAACTACATCTTCTTGGCTGTCGGTAGGGTCGGGTCCACCTCCGAGAACATTACGCAAAAG GTTGTTTGGGTGGAAGAACACGACAAGCGTTCCTTCCTTCTCGACCTGTTGAACGTGGCTGAACTGAATCAGCCGTCGGCCGAAAGCTTGACCCTGGTGTTCGTCGAGACGAAAAAAGGGGCCGACTCCCTGGAGGAGTTCCTGCACAACGAGGGCTATCCCGTGACATCGATCCACGGCGATCGTACTCAAAGGGAGCGCGAGGACGCGCTGCGTCAGTTCCGTTCGGGAAGCACTCCGATCTTGGTGGCCACCGCCGTGGCCGCTCGTGGTCTCGACATTCCCCACGTCAAGCACGTCATCAACTTCGACTTGCCCAGCGACATTGAGGAGTACGTCCATCGTATCGGTCGTACAG GTCGTATGGGTAACTTGGGCCTTGCCACGTCGTTCTTCAACGATCGCAATCGTAACTTGGCCTCGGGCATGCTGGATCTGCTCGTGGAGGCCAAACAGGAGTATCCCAGCTGGCTGGAAGGCGTGGCGGCCGATGGAAGAATGCCCAGTGCCGGACGTCGTGGCGGTAAAGGACGTTACGGCAGTGGCGGCGGCAACTTTGGCAGTCGCGATTACCGTCAGCAGTCTGGCGGTATGCAGCGCAATCAGCGGTCGTCGGCTGGTGGTGGCGGCGGTTACGGCAACAGCTACGGAAATGGAG GACACTACGGAGGCATGGACCGCGGCGGAAGTTACGGCAACAATTACGGTAACTCGAACACCAGCCGCGACGACTGGTGGGAGAATTAA
- the LOC109601780 gene encoding 60S ribosomal protein L8 produces MGRVIRAQRKGAGSVFKSHTKKRKGAPKLRYLDFSERHGYIKGVVKDIIHDPGRGAPLAVVNFRDPYKFQTRKELFIAPEGMYTGQFVYCGRKANLQIGNVLPVGSMPEGTIVCNLEEKTGDRGRLARASGNYATVIAHNHDTRKTRVKLPSGAKKVIPSNNRAMVGIVAGGGRIDKPILKAGRAYHKYKVKRNCWPKVRGVAMNPVEHPHGGGNHQHIGKASTVKRGTSAGRKVGLIAARRTGRIRGGKVDAKKED; encoded by the exons ATGGGACGTGTAATTCGTGCACAACGTAAAGGTGCGGGATCCGTCTTCAAATCCCACACCAAGAAAAGGAAGGGAGCGCCAAAACTCCGTTATTTGGACTTCTCCGAACGTCATGGCTACATTAAGGGTGTCGTTAAGGATATCATCCACGACCCAGGTCGCGGCGCCCCATTGGCCGTTGTGAACTTCAGGGACCCCTACAAGTTCCAGACCAGGAAAGAATTGTTCATCGCCCCTGAAGGCATGTACACTGGACAATTTGTGTACTGTGGAAGGAAAGCCAACTTGCAAATTG GCAATGTTTTGCCAGTAGGATCCATGCCTGAAGGTACCATTGTGTGCAACTTGGAAGAAAAAACTGGTGACCGTGGTCGTTTGGCTCGTGCCTCTGGTAACTATGCCACAGTCATTGCCCACAATCACGACACAAGGAAGACCAGAGTCAAGTTGCCTTCTGGTGCCAAGAAAGTCATTCCCTCCAACAACAGAGCCATGGTTG GTATCGTTGCTGGCGGTGGTCGTATCGACAAGCCCATCTTGAAGGCCGGTCGTGCCTACCACAAATACAAGGTGAAACGTAACTGCTGGCCTAAGGTCAGAGGTGTTGCCATGAACCCTGTGGAGCATCCCCACGGTGGTGGTAACCATCAACACATCGGTAAAGCGTCTACCGTCAAGAGAGGAACATCCGCTGGTCGTAAAGTCGGTCTTATCGCTGCCCGCAGGACTGGTCGTATTCGTGGTGGAAAGGTCGACGCCAAGAAGGAGGATTAG